A stretch of the Malus sylvestris chromosome 10, drMalSylv7.2, whole genome shotgun sequence genome encodes the following:
- the LOC126587130 gene encoding F-box/FBD/LRR-repeat protein At1g13570-like: protein MALDRISNLPSNVVENILSRLLIKEAVRTSVLSSNWRYKTAMLPHLVFDDRCYSNKNLTTFENIVNQVLLLHIGPINTFKLSHRDRLATSDIDRWILHLSRNSIKELILDIWKGDPYKVPSCLFSCQDLVHLELYNCLLKPPSTFKGFKSLKSLDIRLITLAPDVFDKMIVCSPLLEKLTVVYIDGLTRLKIGAPNLQYLKVNGDFENVCLESTLNLVEVSIALDGSYDQRLVPGICSNLVKFFVHLPHIRRLKIKSFVLQYLAIGDLPEKFPEPLLSLNYLSLIIRFKHLKELLTALFLLRNSPSLKVLSILAEEDQAVLVEEAKYSLDDNENCQLTQLRIVTIIGVSGVETELDFIRFLLSNAPVLKRMTVKPASVNGELVTKLLRFRRASAFAEIIYMDP, encoded by the exons ATGGCGTTGGATAGAATAAGCAACTTACCAAGCAATGTTGTAGAAAATATTTTGTCCCGTTTGTTGATTAAGGAAGCAGTGAGGACAAGTGTTTTATCAAGTAACTGGAGGTACAAGACGGCTATGCTTCCACATCTTGTGTTTGATGATCGGTGTTATTCAAATAAAAACCTTACAACTTTTGAGAATATTGTTAATCAAGTACTCCTACTTCACATTGGACCCATAAACACATTCAAGCTTTCCCATCGAGATCGTCTTGCCACTAGTGATATCGATCGATGGATTCTTCATCTCTCGAGAAATTCTATCAAAGAGTTGATACTTGACATTTGGAAAGGGGATCCCTACAAGGTGCCTTCATGTTTGTTTTCTTGTCAAGATTTAGTTCATTTGGAGTTATACAACTGTTTGCTAAAACCTCCTTCCACATTCAAAGGCTTCAAGAGTTTGAAGAGCCTTGATATTCGGTTGATTACTCTGGCCCCAGATGTGTTTGATAAAATGATTGTTTGCAGTCCTCTGCTTGAGAAGTTGACTGTAGTGTACATTGATGGTTTAACACGTCTCAAGATTGGTGCACCAAATCTCCAATATCTTAAGGTTAATGGTGATTTCGAGAATGTTTGCCTTGAAAGTACTTTAAATCTTGTTGAAGTTTCCATTGCCTTGGATGGTAGCTATGACCAGAGACTGGTTCCTGGCATTTGTAGCAATTTGGTAAAGTTTTTTGTTCACCTGCCTCATATTCGACGGCTAAAGATTAAGAGTTTCGTTTTACAG TATTTAGCTATTGGTGATTTGCCGGAGAAGTTTCCTGAACCATTATTATCTCTGAATTATCTCTCTCTCATTATACGCTTTAAGCATTTGAAGGAGCTGTTAACTGCTCTTTTCCTTCTAAGAAATTCTCCTTCTCTAAAAGTACTAAGCATTCTG GCAGAGGAGGATCAGGCTGTACTTGTGGAAGAAGCAAAGTATTCGTTAGATGACAACGAGAATTGCCAGTTGACCCAACTACGAATTGTGACAATAATCGGAGTTTCTGGTGTTGAAACAGAACTAGATTTTATCAGATTTCTGCTTTCAAATGCTCCTGTGCTTAAGAGGATGACTGTTAAACCTGCTTCTGTGAATGGTGAACTAGTGACGAAGTTGCTCCGGTTTAGGCGTGCCTCAGCTTTTGCAGAGATAATCTACATGGACCCATGA